One part of the Salinivirga cyanobacteriivorans genome encodes these proteins:
- a CDS encoding 3'-5' exonuclease, whose product MNTIGIVDIETTGFLNQSGKIVEVGIVELDITNGNKKVLFDSVVKENGFNEMHSRYPMGWIFQNSDLTFDQVLEAPDFDDMKAEIQNIFDSFFTGITAFNKAFDFGFLKSRGLRIAELPCIMETATPVLNLPPKGNRKGPKYPNVEEAYHFLTGNTAFIESHRAADDAMHEAEIAFELYKKGVFQF is encoded by the coding sequence ATGAACACCATAGGAATCGTTGATATAGAAACAACCGGCTTTTTAAATCAAAGTGGTAAAATTGTAGAAGTTGGTATTGTGGAACTCGATATCACCAATGGCAACAAAAAGGTACTATTCGACAGTGTAGTGAAGGAAAATGGTTTTAATGAAATGCATTCCCGTTACCCGATGGGTTGGATTTTTCAAAACAGTGACCTTACCTTTGACCAGGTGCTTGAAGCCCCTGATTTTGACGATATGAAAGCAGAAATTCAAAACATATTCGATTCCTTTTTTACCGGAATAACCGCTTTCAATAAAGCATTCGATTTTGGATTCCTTAAGTCAAGGGGTTTGCGCATAGCCGAACTGCCTTGCATTATGGAAACGGCCACACCAGTGCTTAACCTGCCACCTAAAGGTAACCGTAAAGGGCCAAAATATCCGAATGTAGAGGAAGCATACCATTTTTTAACCGGGAATACAGCATTTATAGAAAGTCACAGGGCAGCCGATGACGCAATGCATGAAGCAGAAATTGCCTTTGAACTCTATAAAAAAGGGGTATTTCAATTTTAA
- a CDS encoding DNA topoisomerase IV subunit B, with amino-acid sequence MVANYSEEHIKTLDWKDHIRTRPGMYIGKLGDGTTADDGIYILIKEVIDNSIDEYMMGFGKSIIIDIIERKVRIRDHGRGIPLGKVLDVSSKMNTGAKYDDQAFKKAVGLNGVGIKAVNALSSQFIITSFREGQKKTVEYSRGKVVKDSEIETTEEDNGVEITFYADEDLFGEYKFNEDFIEKLLKNYIYLNAGLVINYNGEKMVSKNGLVDLLEDNLNSQGQYPIIHFKEQDIELAMTHGRQYGEEYHSYVNGQHTTMGGTHLTAFKEALVKTIRDFYGKDFEPQDIRASIIAAFSVKVQDPVFESQTKTKLGSKDMEPDGRTIRQAVLDFIKTNLDNYLHKNPETAELLLKRIVESEKERKAMSGIKKLARERSKKASLHNRKLRDCRVHYNSKHEKKLETSIFITEGDSASGSITKSRDVNTQAVFSLKGKPKNTFGLTKKVVYENEEFNLLQAALNIEEGLENIRYNKVIIATDADVDGMHIRLLLITFFLQFFPDLIKNGHLFLLQTPLFRVRNKKETIYCYSEEEKENAIDKLRGKPEITRFKGLGEISPDEFKEFIGKKIRLEPVTLKKGDQINKLLEFYMGKNTPERQDFIINNLKIEEVLEEPI; translated from the coding sequence ATGGTTGCGAATTATTCAGAAGAACATATTAAGACCCTGGACTGGAAAGATCACATTCGAACCCGGCCGGGCATGTACATTGGAAAATTAGGAGATGGGACCACTGCAGATGATGGTATCTACATCCTGATTAAAGAGGTGATTGACAACTCCATTGATGAATACATGATGGGGTTTGGAAAATCTATTATTATAGACATTATAGAACGAAAAGTCAGAATACGTGACCATGGAAGAGGTATACCCCTTGGCAAGGTATTAGACGTATCATCTAAAATGAATACCGGTGCCAAATACGACGATCAGGCATTCAAAAAGGCGGTGGGTTTAAATGGTGTTGGTATTAAAGCTGTGAATGCATTATCATCGCAATTCATTATAACCTCATTCCGCGAAGGACAGAAAAAAACTGTAGAATACTCCAGGGGAAAAGTAGTTAAAGACAGTGAGATTGAAACAACAGAAGAGGATAACGGAGTAGAAATAACCTTTTATGCCGACGAAGATTTATTTGGTGAGTACAAGTTCAATGAAGATTTCATAGAAAAACTGCTTAAAAACTACATTTACCTGAATGCTGGTCTTGTAATTAATTACAATGGCGAGAAAATGGTCTCAAAAAACGGGTTGGTCGACTTGCTGGAAGACAACCTGAACTCGCAGGGCCAATATCCAATAATTCACTTTAAAGAACAGGATATTGAGCTTGCCATGACGCATGGAAGGCAATACGGAGAAGAATACCACAGTTACGTGAACGGGCAGCATACCACAATGGGAGGTACGCACCTTACAGCATTCAAAGAAGCACTTGTAAAAACAATCAGAGACTTTTACGGAAAAGATTTTGAGCCTCAGGATATAAGGGCCTCCATTATAGCTGCTTTCAGCGTTAAAGTGCAGGATCCGGTGTTTGAATCGCAAACAAAAACCAAACTTGGTTCAAAAGACATGGAGCCCGATGGCCGAACCATCAGGCAAGCTGTACTCGATTTCATAAAAACAAATCTCGACAACTATTTGCATAAGAATCCCGAAACGGCAGAGCTCCTTCTTAAACGAATTGTTGAGTCGGAAAAAGAGCGCAAAGCCATGTCAGGCATAAAAAAACTGGCCCGTGAGCGTTCCAAAAAAGCCAGCTTGCATAACCGTAAATTGCGCGATTGCAGAGTGCATTATAATTCTAAACATGAGAAAAAACTCGAAACATCCATCTTCATTACGGAGGGTGATTCTGCAAGTGGGTCTATTACAAAATCAAGGGATGTAAACACACAGGCAGTATTTAGCCTCAAAGGTAAACCCAAAAACACATTTGGGCTCACCAAAAAGGTCGTTTATGAAAACGAAGAGTTTAATCTGCTGCAAGCTGCATTAAATATTGAAGAAGGATTAGAAAACATTAGATATAATAAAGTAATTATTGCCACAGATGCCGATGTGGATGGTATGCACATCAGGTTATTACTTATTACTTTCTTTCTGCAATTTTTCCCTGATTTAATTAAAAACGGACACCTTTTTTTATTACAAACACCACTTTTCAGGGTAAGAAATAAGAAAGAGACCATTTACTGCTATTCGGAAGAAGAAAAAGAAAATGCAATAGATAAACTCAGGGGAAAACCTGAAATAACCAGGTTTAAAGGGTTAGGAGAAATTTCGCCAGATGAATTTAAAGAGTTTATTGGTAAAAAAATCAGACTGGAGCCAGTAACCCTTAAAAAAGGCGACCAAATAAATAAGTTACTTGAATTTTATATGGGTAAAAACACACCAGAACGACAAGACTTTATCATCAACAATCTGAAAATTGAAGAGGTTTTGGAAGAACCCATTTAG
- a CDS encoding pseudouridine synthase produces the protein MDKPHVLYHDEYLVAIDKPVDLPVHRNSHMPHDAPYLTKWAGQYFDCSVYNVHRLDAKTSGIVVLAFSPEIAGKLTQQFERRMVKKTYIALVRAAPAKEGVFEKPVMNKKKGKLVPATTSFRTLKTIQTGISYKDFTNIPLSVVELKPQTGRWHQLRQHLALERNDIIGDNQHGDRTLNHIVEERTGCKRLYLHATSLEVKHPETGKDLLFNSALPEAFNQVMTICEGR, from the coding sequence ATGGACAAACCTCACGTATTATACCACGATGAATATCTCGTTGCAATCGATAAACCGGTCGATCTGCCTGTACACCGCAATAGCCATATGCCACATGATGCTCCTTATCTGACCAAATGGGCCGGGCAATATTTCGATTGTTCTGTTTATAATGTACACCGATTAGACGCTAAAACATCTGGCATAGTAGTGCTGGCTTTTTCTCCTGAAATAGCCGGAAAGCTTACGCAGCAATTCGAACGCAGGATGGTAAAAAAGACCTATATTGCCCTGGTAAGAGCCGCTCCGGCAAAGGAGGGGGTGTTTGAGAAACCGGTGATGAATAAAAAAAAGGGGAAGCTGGTTCCTGCCACGACAAGCTTCCGCACCCTTAAAACAATACAAACAGGTATTAGTTATAAGGACTTTACCAATATACCTTTGAGTGTGGTAGAGCTTAAACCTCAAACCGGAAGGTGGCATCAATTACGACAGCATTTGGCATTGGAAAGGAATGACATCATAGGCGATAATCAGCATGGTGATCGTACGTTAAATCACATTGTTGAAGAGCGAACCGGTTGTAAACGTCTATATTTGCATGCAACATCTCTGGAGGTCAAGCATCCGGAAACCGGCAAAGATTTGTTATTCAACTCAGCACTACCAGAAGCTTTTAATCAGGTGATGACTATATGTGAGGGAAGGTAA
- a CDS encoding DNA gyrase/topoisomerase IV subunit A, with product MDEKIPSNGEGENKDIPQDGMVSTKLTGMYETWFLDYASYVILERAVPHLHDGLKPVQRRILHSMRRMEDGRYNKVANIIGNTMQFHPHGDASIGEALVGMGQKDLLVDTQGNWGNQLTGDSAAAPRYIEARLSKFALDVVFNPKITEWKLSYDGRNEEPITLPVKFPLLLAQGVEGIAVGLAAKILPHNFNELIDASIDYLKGKSFTLYPDFPTGGLIDVSRYNNGLRGGAVRIRSKITKEEDNRTLRITDIPYGRTTESVIDSILRANEKGKIKVKKIDDNTAEHVEILVHLAANTSPDKTIDALYAFTDCEISISPNCTVIDKDRPKFLGVEELLKVSADHSVDLLKRELQIKLNELEEAWHMSSLEKIFIENRLYLLIEDCETWEAIIETIDKGLEPYKKLLKRKITEEDITKLTEIKIKRISKYDTKKADEHIKGLEAEIEKTKDNLNKIVEYTINFYKTIKKKYGKGRERKSEIRSFENIDAAKVVVANEKLYVNRSEGFVGTALKKEEYVCDCSDIDDIIVFLRDGRYIVTKVANKAFIGKDIIHVAVWKKNDSRTIYNTVYRDGKSGRAMIKRFAVKSVTRDREYNLTKGTPYSRVLYFTENPNGEAEVIKVYLKPKPRIKKLIFETDFSEIAIKGRQSQGNILTRHDVHKIVMKEKGTSTLGGRKIWFDKTILRLNTDGNGDYLGEFKGDDKIVVFYKSGLFATTNYDLTNHYEEDILRIEKMNDDVVYTCVHYDGEQKYYYIKRFKAEDTGGKLMPIIGEHKNSRLITISPWQYPQFEIEFGGKHARRDNELIDASEFIAIKGAKARGKRLTSYEVKKVTETEPVKPDDPLENADENDDIDNSDDNEDDGIQQMSINIE from the coding sequence ATGGATGAAAAAATACCATCAAACGGAGAAGGAGAAAACAAAGATATACCGCAGGACGGCATGGTATCGACCAAGCTTACAGGCATGTACGAGACTTGGTTTCTCGACTATGCATCGTACGTAATACTCGAACGTGCAGTACCTCACTTACATGATGGCCTTAAACCCGTGCAAAGACGCATATTGCACAGCATGCGCCGCATGGAAGACGGCCGCTACAATAAAGTAGCCAACATTATCGGTAATACCATGCAGTTTCACCCCCACGGTGATGCATCTATTGGCGAAGCATTAGTAGGTATGGGCCAAAAAGATTTACTGGTCGATACCCAGGGTAACTGGGGAAACCAACTCACCGGAGACAGTGCTGCAGCCCCTAGGTACATAGAGGCCCGGCTTAGCAAATTTGCACTGGACGTGGTATTCAATCCCAAAATTACTGAATGGAAACTTTCATACGATGGCCGAAACGAGGAACCTATTACCTTACCAGTAAAGTTCCCCCTACTCCTGGCTCAGGGCGTTGAAGGCATTGCAGTTGGACTGGCTGCCAAAATATTGCCACATAACTTCAATGAACTGATCGATGCATCAATCGACTACCTTAAAGGCAAAAGCTTTACGCTTTATCCTGATTTCCCGACTGGTGGCCTCATCGATGTTTCACGATACAACAACGGCTTAAGAGGTGGGGCAGTGCGCATTCGTTCCAAAATAACCAAAGAGGAAGATAACCGGACATTACGCATAACCGATATACCCTACGGACGAACCACAGAGTCAGTCATTGACAGTATACTGCGCGCCAACGAAAAAGGTAAAATTAAAGTCAAAAAAATAGACGACAATACGGCCGAGCATGTTGAAATACTTGTGCACCTGGCTGCTAACACTTCGCCCGACAAAACCATTGATGCACTTTATGCCTTCACCGATTGTGAAATATCGATTTCGCCCAACTGCACTGTAATTGATAAAGACCGACCCAAGTTCCTGGGCGTTGAAGAACTGCTTAAAGTATCTGCCGACCACAGTGTCGACCTTTTAAAAAGGGAATTGCAAATTAAGCTCAATGAGCTCGAGGAAGCATGGCACATGTCATCACTCGAAAAAATATTTATCGAAAACAGGCTCTATCTGCTTATAGAGGATTGCGAAACCTGGGAAGCTATAATCGAAACCATTGATAAAGGACTTGAACCCTACAAAAAGCTCCTTAAAAGAAAAATTACCGAAGAAGATATTACGAAGCTTACGGAAATTAAAATCAAACGTATTTCAAAATACGATACCAAAAAAGCTGATGAGCACATCAAAGGCCTTGAAGCAGAAATAGAAAAAACAAAGGATAACCTCAACAAAATTGTCGAGTATACCATCAACTTTTATAAAACCATTAAAAAGAAATATGGTAAAGGCCGCGAACGAAAATCAGAAATACGAAGCTTTGAAAATATCGATGCCGCAAAAGTTGTCGTTGCCAACGAGAAACTCTATGTAAACCGCAGCGAAGGCTTTGTGGGTACAGCTTTGAAAAAAGAAGAATACGTGTGCGATTGTTCCGATATCGACGACATTATAGTTTTCTTACGCGATGGCCGGTATATCGTTACTAAGGTAGCCAACAAAGCATTTATAGGTAAAGACATCATCCACGTGGCTGTTTGGAAAAAGAACGATTCCAGAACAATTTACAATACTGTTTACCGCGATGGCAAAAGTGGCCGGGCCATGATTAAACGTTTTGCTGTAAAAAGCGTAACACGCGATCGTGAATACAACCTTACCAAAGGTACACCTTATTCAAGGGTGCTCTATTTCACAGAAAATCCCAATGGTGAGGCAGAAGTTATCAAGGTATATCTGAAACCAAAACCCAGAATTAAGAAACTGATTTTTGAAACAGATTTCAGCGAAATTGCTATCAAAGGCAGGCAAAGCCAGGGTAACATACTTACCCGCCATGATGTGCACAAAATTGTGATGAAAGAAAAAGGTACCTCCACGCTTGGCGGTCGTAAAATCTGGTTCGATAAAACCATATTGCGACTCAATACCGATGGGAATGGCGACTATTTAGGCGAGTTTAAAGGCGATGATAAAATTGTGGTGTTTTACAAAAGCGGACTTTTTGCCACAACAAATTATGACCTTACGAACCACTACGAGGAAGATATTTTACGCATAGAAAAAATGAACGATGATGTGGTTTACACCTGTGTGCATTACGATGGTGAGCAAAAATATTATTACATAAAAAGATTTAAAGCTGAAGATACCGGTGGTAAACTCATGCCAATAATTGGAGAACATAAAAACTCCAGACTCATCACCATCAGCCCCTGGCAGTATCCACAATTCGAAATAGAATTTGGCGGAAAACATGCTAGGCGTGACAATGAATTGATTGATGCCAGTGAATTTATAGCAATTAAAGGTGCCAAAGCCCGGGGTAAAAGGCTCACAAGTTACGAAGTTAAGAAAGTAACAGAAACAGAACCCGTAAAACCCGATGATCCCCTGGAAAACGCAGATGAAAACGATGACATTGATAATTCTGATGATAATGAAGATGATGGCATCCAGCAGATGTCAATAAATATAGAATAA
- a CDS encoding chromophore lyase CpcT/CpeT encodes MCRKYFLLLFFTSVIGLQSFGNSGGVESLSVSQTCCMVGDTVWFNFDADLYKKAESVKWFSSINGTLGGGVSLAVNDLSAGMHKIWVEIDDSTCYEYSDSILIKPYRPSDSIKKLVQWMTGYFSSQAQADTSTDKYHVDVRLRMRRIWPDSSRNFWIYVEQAYAEDTAQPYRQRVYKVYEANGQIKDEVYKIAGDSLFVYAWQYPEKFNNLSKDDLELKPCCGMYFDWDPQNHLFIANTSGQKCRAGIPGVSYITSESKILPNQFTSWDLGYNKKGEVVMGPHSPYIFEKRYNYSIE; translated from the coding sequence ATGTGTAGAAAATATTTTTTGTTACTGTTTTTCACTTCTGTTATTGGGCTTCAGAGCTTTGGCAATAGTGGTGGTGTTGAATCTCTTAGTGTGAGTCAAACATGCTGTATGGTCGGAGATACTGTTTGGTTTAACTTTGATGCTGATTTATACAAAAAAGCAGAATCTGTAAAATGGTTTTCATCAATAAACGGAACACTTGGAGGCGGGGTTTCGCTTGCTGTTAATGATTTATCAGCTGGCATGCATAAGATTTGGGTAGAAATCGATGATTCCACTTGTTATGAATATAGCGATAGCATTTTAATAAAACCTTATCGCCCCTCAGATTCAATAAAAAAACTAGTGCAATGGATGACAGGCTATTTCAGCTCGCAGGCGCAAGCTGACACCTCTACAGATAAGTATCATGTTGATGTACGCCTACGTATGCGAAGAATTTGGCCCGATAGCAGCAGGAATTTTTGGATTTATGTGGAGCAGGCCTATGCTGAGGATACCGCGCAACCCTATCGACAAAGAGTTTACAAGGTTTATGAGGCTAATGGCCAAATAAAAGATGAGGTTTATAAAATCGCAGGCGATAGTCTTTTCGTCTATGCCTGGCAGTATCCTGAGAAATTTAATAATCTTAGTAAAGATGACCTGGAATTAAAGCCATGTTGTGGGATGTATTTTGATTGGGATCCTCAGAACCATTTATTTATTGCAAATACCAGTGGCCAAAAGTGCAGGGCTGGCATACCCGGTGTAAGTTATATCACATCTGAATCTAAAATTTTACCAAATCAATTTACCAGTTGGGATTTGGGTTACAACAAAAAAGGTGAAGTTGTAATGGGGCCGCATAGCCCATATATATTTGAAAAAAGATACAACTACAGTATAGAATAA
- a CDS encoding sensor histidine kinase, whose translation MTKRLHIEYKTALLYLILGALWILLSDRALLLFTQDAQFINELQTFKGWFFVFVTAIILFFYIRKYGRKIRSINEQLESGKKRYKALYSNAPLAYQSLDREGRIIDVNPTWCKVLGYTKEEATGTNFKDLLHDDFKEHFDANFEIFKNKGSISDVRFRIKKKNGNYILAAFEGFIGQYNNDQYIRTYCTFKDITEENEIKQQLIERESRYRAMFHENISVMLIVDLAGNILEANKAAQSFYGYSINEFLKLHFDELTNENQLFNELSQNLLQRKQSSFEQIHQLKSGTLRNALVYSSQINYKNQKVFYFIIHDITPRKQAESQLVLAKEKAEESSRLIRAFLNNISHEIRTPMNSILGFSQMLIRPGKDNDKKARYTRHIREGCNVLLEKVTDTIDISRVQTSNLKPVADNVNLKNLIEEIVQQYLKSAKISNTIDTAFEHEEDNRLIYTDRYKLERIIKHLIDNALKYAPNSTVKITSSYKKDHFEIEISDNGPGIDYHMQEKIFEPFVKDLPDSTKVSEGTGIGLSIVKAFTEIIQGKLHLQSSPGSGTTFTLILPAKVDTN comes from the coding sequence ATGACAAAACGACTACACATAGAGTACAAAACAGCTTTATTATACCTTATTTTGGGTGCTTTATGGATTTTACTTTCAGACAGGGCACTTTTACTCTTCACGCAAGATGCCCAATTCATTAACGAGCTCCAGACATTCAAAGGATGGTTTTTTGTTTTTGTTACAGCTATAATACTGTTTTTCTATATCAGAAAATACGGAAGAAAAATTCGTTCAATAAACGAACAGCTTGAATCCGGGAAAAAAAGATATAAGGCCCTATATTCCAATGCCCCCCTGGCTTATCAATCACTTGATAGGGAGGGTCGTATTATAGACGTAAATCCGACATGGTGTAAAGTACTTGGCTATACAAAAGAAGAAGCAACAGGCACCAATTTCAAAGATCTGCTTCACGATGATTTTAAGGAACACTTTGATGCAAACTTTGAAATCTTTAAAAATAAAGGCTCAATATCAGATGTTAGATTTAGGATTAAGAAAAAAAATGGCAATTATATTCTTGCGGCATTTGAAGGTTTTATTGGGCAGTATAACAATGACCAATACATAAGAACCTACTGTACATTTAAGGATATTACTGAGGAAAATGAAATAAAACAACAACTCATAGAACGCGAGAGTCGGTACAGGGCAATGTTTCATGAGAACATTTCAGTAATGTTGATTGTAGACCTGGCCGGAAATATTCTTGAAGCCAACAAGGCTGCACAAAGCTTTTACGGTTACTCAATAAATGAATTTCTGAAATTGCACTTCGACGAACTTACAAATGAGAATCAGCTTTTTAATGAACTATCGCAGAATTTACTCCAAAGGAAGCAATCGAGTTTTGAGCAGATTCATCAGTTAAAAAGTGGCACGCTGCGCAATGCTCTGGTATACAGCAGTCAAATAAACTATAAAAACCAAAAGGTATTCTACTTTATTATTCATGATATTACACCGCGTAAGCAGGCAGAATCACAATTGGTGTTAGCCAAAGAAAAAGCCGAAGAGAGCAGCAGGTTAATTCGAGCTTTTTTAAACAACATATCACACGAAATCAGAACACCCATGAATTCAATCCTGGGTTTCTCACAGATGCTGATCAGGCCGGGCAAGGATAATGATAAAAAAGCCCGCTATACGAGACACATAAGAGAAGGGTGTAATGTGCTCCTTGAAAAAGTAACCGATACTATCGATATTTCCAGAGTACAAACCAGCAACCTAAAGCCGGTGGCTGACAATGTAAACCTAAAGAACCTCATAGAAGAAATCGTACAACAGTATTTGAAATCAGCGAAAATATCGAATACCATTGATACAGCTTTCGAACACGAAGAAGATAACCGCTTAATTTATACAGACAGGTACAAACTTGAAAGAATAATCAAACATTTGATTGATAATGCGCTAAAATATGCGCCTAATTCAACGGTTAAAATCACCTCCAGTTATAAAAAGGACCATTTCGAAATAGAGATAAGTGACAATGGCCCGGGTATTGATTACCATATGCAGGAAAAAATATTTGAACCTTTTGTGAAAGATTTACCCGACAGTACTAAAGTCTCCGAAGGCACAGGTATTGGATTAAGCATTGTGAAAGCGTTTACTGAAATCATTCAGGGTAAATTACACTTACAATCCTCACCAGGCAGCGGAACGACCTTCACTTTAATACTCCCTGCAAAGGTTGATACAAATTAA
- a CDS encoding T9SS type A sorting domain-containing protein encodes MNSYGSPVVGAQITVDSTELTTTSDGIASIELPDGAYNYVVQIEGFAALEGTFILAGEDITIYISAPSFNVTFQVTHDGQPVDSATIYFDEIYLALTTDSTGMALSGGFYPGEYHYHVVKEPYQTYHGSFTLDSITMVHHDTTFYINMVGIADQEKAPIQIYPNPANRQVTVTSEGYFNLTLFNSIGQKLLNLRAYSRINMPLEGFEKGVYFLQIKRHKKIHTRKLVIE; translated from the coding sequence GTGAATTCTTATGGTTCTCCGGTTGTCGGTGCCCAAATAACCGTTGATTCCACAGAATTGACCACCACCAGCGATGGCATAGCCTCAATTGAACTGCCTGATGGCGCTTATAATTATGTTGTGCAAATAGAAGGATTCGCAGCCCTGGAAGGAACATTTATTCTGGCAGGTGAAGATATTACAATTTACATATCAGCTCCTTCATTTAATGTCACTTTTCAGGTTACACATGATGGTCAACCCGTAGATAGTGCCACCATTTATTTTGATGAAATTTATTTGGCTCTGACTACCGATAGTACCGGAATGGCGCTTTCAGGAGGCTTTTATCCGGGAGAATACCATTATCATGTAGTTAAAGAACCCTATCAAACTTACCATGGCAGCTTTACCCTGGATAGCATTACGATGGTACATCACGACACCACCTTTTATATCAATATGGTAGGTATTGCCGATCAGGAAAAAGCACCAATACAAATTTATCCGAATCCGGCAAATCGTCAGGTTACGGTTACATCAGAAGGCTATTTTAATTTGACACTTTTTAACAGCATTGGTCAAAAATTACTCAACCTCAGGGCCTATTCAAGAATCAATATGCCATTAGAAGGCTTTGAAAAAGGTGTTTACTTTTTACAAATAAAAAGGCATAAAAAAATACATACAAGGAAATTGGTTATCGAATAG